One Setaria italica strain Yugu1 chromosome I, Setaria_italica_v2.0, whole genome shotgun sequence DNA window includes the following coding sequences:
- the LOC101777499 gene encoding bax inhibitor 1, whose product MDAFYSSSSAAYGAAPGGGWGYDSLKNFRQITPAVQTHLKLVYLTLCVALASSAVGAYLHVVWNIGGMLTMLGCVGSIAWLFSVPVYEERKRYGLLMAAALLEGASVGPLIKLAVDFDPSILVTAFVGTAIAFACFSCAAIVAKRREYLYLGGLLSSGLSILLWLQFAASIFGHSTSSFMFEVYFGLLIFLGYMVYDTQEIIERAHRGDMDYIKHALTLFTDFVAVLVRILVIMLKNAADKSEDKKRKNRRS is encoded by the exons ATGGACGCCTTCTACtcgtcctcgtcggcggcgtacggcgcggcgccgggcggcggatGGGGCTACGACTCGCTCAAGAACTTCCGCCAGATCACCCCCGCCGTCCAGACCCACCTCAAGCTC GTTTACCTCACCCTATGCGTGGCGCTGGCCTCGTCGGCGGTGGGCGCTTACCTGCACGTCGTCTGGAACATTGGCGGGATGCTGACCATGCTCGGCTGCGTTGGCAGCATCGCCTGGCTCTTCTCGGTGCCCGTCTATGAGGAG AGGAAGAGGTATGGACTGCTGATGGCGGCTGCCCTCCTGGAAGGGGCGTCAGTTGGACCTCTGATCAAGCTCGCTGTAGACTTTGACCCAAG CATCCTGGTGACAGCATTTGTTGGGACTGCCATTGCCTTCGCATGCTTCTCTTGCGCTGCCATCGTGGCCAAGCGCAGGGAGTACCTCTACCTTGGTGGGCTGCTCTCTTCTGGCCTCTCCATCCTGCTCTGGCTGCAGTTCGCCGCCTCCATCTTTGGCCACTCCACTAGCAGCTTCATGTTTGAG GTCTACTTTGGGTTGCTGATCTTCCTGGGGTACATGGTGTACGACACACAGGAGATCATCGAGAGGGCGCACCGTGGTGACATGGACTACATCAAGCACGCCCTCACCCTCTTCACCGACTTCGTGGCTGTCCTTGTCCGCATCCTCGTCATCATG CTCAAGAACGCAGCTGACAAGTCGGAggacaagaagaggaagaatagGAGGTCGTGA
- the LOC101766958 gene encoding cyclin-P4-1, whose amino-acid sequence MEPRKCGARVPRAVAVLAGLLERAAERGDAEGAPPASLSAFRGKALPAIPVRRYAERIYRYAGCSPACFVVSYVYLDRLAQQRTLVDGEGEEEEEEMAAAAVVGVVDSYSVHRLLITAVLVAAKFMDDMHYNNAYFARVGGVEVAEMNGLELELLFALRFRLNVTPDTFARYCAALEAHMLVPPPPPPAAAAAAPVADSGEDQEAERCRRDHRAALLLVTKTKDAAVTAAVHGGQVGIGISRAAAGSSVPPIAVPRAAVEMVAR is encoded by the exons ATGGAGCCGAGGAAGTGCGGCGCGCGCGTGCCCCGGGCGGTGGCCGTCCTGGCTGGGCTGCTGGAGCGCGCCGCCGAGCGCGGGGACGCCGAGGGCGCTCCGCCCGCGTCGTTGTCGGCGTTCCGTGGGAAGGCCCTGCCGGCGATCCCCGTGCGCCGGTACGCGGAGCGGATATACCGGTACGCCGGGTGCAGCCCCGCGTGCTTCGTCGTCTCCTACGTCTACCTCGACCGCCTCGCGCAGCAGCGCACGCTGGTGGACGgggaaggcgaggaggaggaggaggagatggcggccgccgcggtggtCGGCGTTGTCGACTCGTACAGCGTGCACCGCCTCCTCATCACCGCCGTCTTGGTCGCCGCCAAGTTCATGGACGACAT GCACTACAACAACGCCTACTTCGCGCGCGTGGGGGGcgtggaggtggcggagatgaACGGCCTCGAGCTGGAGCTCCTCTTCGCGCTGCGATTCCGCCTCAACGTCACGCCCGACACCTTCGCCCGATACTGCGCCGCGCTCGAGGCCCACAtgctcgtgccgccgccgccgccgccagcggcggcggcggcagctcccgTCGCCGACTCCGGCGAGGACCAGGAGGCCGAGCGCTGCCGACGCGACCACCGggccgcgctgctgctggtTACGAAGACGAAGGATGCTGCGGTCACCGCCGCCGTTCATGGTGGTCAGGTCGGGATCGGGATCAGtagggccgccgccggctcatCAGTGCCGCCCATCGCCGTCCCTAGAGCGGCAGTGGAGATGGTCGCCCGATGA
- the LOC101767357 gene encoding RNA-binding KH domain-containing protein PEPPER, which produces MAPPPQEEEAAIDGIPEAGVEEEEDPEVVEPWVPSSDSEPEPDADRPALEPLDPFPASSKPELLPAQTAVAERKDEGEEARQRWPGWPGASVFRLVVPADQVGGVIGRRGSTIKRLCDETRARVRVLDAAHGAANRIVRLRFLPPQNVVLVSATEEVEAELSPVMNAAIKIFKHINGIEEINSDGTLYASAPEICSVRLLVPAAQAVHLIGKQGVTIKSIQESTGATIRIIDEDELLSCETPDERIVEIHGASFKVHNALKSVLGLLRKFLVDHGVLHLFDMKNQEVAQPQDTSKENQFIDDYPLAITQTMKIPLPYAEEIIGVRGENIEFIRSVSGAVVVLEEIGDYPDEATENRHRHHAGAVTVTLKLAHGCRAPLLMLAQGC; this is translated from the exons atggcgccgccgccgcaggaggaggaggctgcgaTCGACGGCATTCCGGAAGctggcgtcgaggaggaggaggatccgGAGGTGGTGGAGCCGTGGGTCCCATCCTCCGActcggagccggagccggacgcGGACCGCCCGGCGCTCGAGCCGCTGGACCCTTTCCCCGCCTCGTCCAAACCGGAGCTGCTGCCGGCGcagacggcggtggcggagaggaaggacgagggggaggaggcgaggcagcGGTGGCCCGGGTGGCCCGGCGCGAGCGTGTTCCGGCTGGTGGTGCCCGCGGACCAGGTCGGCGGCGTCATCGGGCGCCGCGGTAGCACCATTAAGCGCCTCTGCGACGAgacccgcgcccgcgtccgcgtACTCGACGCCGCGCACGGCGCCGCCAACCGGATTGTAAGGCTCCGGTTCCTTCCCCCGCAGAATGTG GTTTTGGTATCTGCAACAGAAGAAGTTGAAGCAGAATTATCACCTGTGATGAATGCTGCAATTAAGATCTTCAAGCATATAAACGGGATAGAAGAGATCAATTCTGATGGAACTTTATATGCTTCTGCACCGGAAATTTGTTCTGTTAGATTATTAGTTCCAGCTGCACAAGCGGTCCACTTAATTGGCAAGCAAGGAGTCACAATTAAGTCAATCCAAGAAAGTACTGGTGCTACCATAAGGATTATAGATGAAG ATGAGCTATTGAGTTGTGAGACACCAGATGAAAGAATTGTGGAGATACATGGTGCTTCTTTCAAGGTTCACAATGCCCTAAAATCAGTGCTTGGACTTCTCAGGAAGTTCCTAGTTGACCATGGTGTGCTTCATCTATTTGATATGAAG AACCAAGAAGTAGCTCAGCCACAGGATACTTCTAAGGAAAATCAATTTATTGATGATTATCCTCTTGCA ATTACACAGACAATGAAGATCCCACTGCCATATGCTGAAGAGATAATTGGCGTGAGAGGAGAGAACATTGAGTTTATTCGTTCTGTTAGTGGAGCGGTTGTGGTTCTTGAAGAAATTGGAGATTATCCAGATGAG GCAACAGAgaaccgccaccgccaccacgcaGGAGCTGTTACCGTGACGCTGAAGCTGGCCCACGGCTGCCGAGCTCCCCTCCTCATGCTGGCTCAAGGATGCTGA